A window of Chitinophagales bacterium contains these coding sequences:
- a CDS encoding PAS domain S-box protein: protein MNFLITKQIIKASLITALLTILLVFGFSLYQQKQIRNTSNMLSRSRVVLTTLRNLMTASMDIQNGARTFVLTGNAQHLLQTEVGKDSIHRQIAILRSSIADNPNQLKWIDSLDKYVKIRVQNAEILIRLDKAGLHDSAARWVELEQNLSVTTQIRRFARNIEDEEMTILVNRKEFFSTYIVRLNNLLYGFLILVLGLSLVFYSRVLKGVIFQKQDQDKFKSLVEAAPDALIISGEDGNIKMVNWRAEEIFGYRREEMIGKRIEMLLPPTMQRAHEQLREKYMRQHNQRIKEGGRELPGMRKDGSIVMTDISLAPIKTDGETLMAASIRDITGRLEERMQLDSLSRQVNQAKEAIYTMGPDFSITSWNYGAQRLFGYTAKEVIGRKATELVSYEPESGWLETVSKHLADTGGWTGEVYKINKNGSKVPVLTSVTSILSESGMVTGFISVSHDISLQKSLEYQLKQSNESLEEKVRIRTDEIRRSEQKYRYLFHHNPIPMWVIEVGTFKFLDVNEMAIQKYGYSREEFLSMTAEDIRPVNTRDSFRRENNPNIKQLNDGYRGVWQHQKKDGSLIWVEIIAHHIQFEGKKSRLILANDITEKKEAQDLLRSNEIRYRETLDNMLEGIQILDFEWRYLYVNNAVVKQARRKREELIGFSIFDIYPNIEDTELHAVFQRCFEDRTPQHLENKFVYPDGTTSWFELSFQPIPEGVFVLSVDITERVNAINALKEERDKLASIALTSPGLIYSFRLERENKMSFVYGSNAFLEIFGYSPEVINAGFEDFLKESCPEDRLELVNSIIKSAKYLEPYQKEFRYHHPVKGLRWLKAHSLPIRENKQSIIWHGIIMDNTESKNQEEKILEQGAQLQTLSNNLPGVMIFQLIGATDGTREFTMVSSEVTRLTGRTPEEVIKDPSILYDMILEEDRPAFIQRELESYENMTPFKIEVRARSQSHGIRWLLIVSTPRVINDGRIVWDGFHLDITDRKHAEERIKNINAELEEKVRIRTRQLQKTNEELESFAYSVSHDLRAPLRGINGFADILQEDYASQLDDEAKRITRII, encoded by the coding sequence GTGAACTTCCTTATCACCAAACAGATCATTAAAGCGTCATTGATCACAGCGCTTTTGACGATCCTACTCGTCTTTGGGTTTTCCTTGTACCAGCAGAAACAGATTCGCAATACCTCAAATATGCTGTCACGCTCGCGGGTTGTTTTGACCACCTTGCGGAATCTGATGACAGCCTCCATGGATATTCAAAATGGGGCCCGCACTTTTGTACTAACAGGAAACGCCCAGCACTTGCTTCAAACAGAAGTAGGGAAGGACTCCATTCATCGTCAGATCGCTATCCTTCGTTCATCCATTGCCGATAACCCCAATCAACTTAAATGGATCGATTCACTGGATAAGTATGTAAAAATACGTGTTCAAAATGCAGAAATCTTGATTCGTCTTGATAAGGCGGGTCTTCATGATAGCGCGGCCAGATGGGTGGAACTTGAACAGAATTTGTCTGTCACCACACAAATAAGACGATTTGCCAGAAATATAGAGGATGAAGAAATGACCATTCTGGTCAACCGGAAAGAATTCTTTTCCACGTATATCGTCAGGTTGAACAATCTGCTATATGGTTTTCTGATTCTGGTACTGGGGTTAAGTTTGGTATTTTATTCGAGAGTGCTCAAAGGGGTAATCTTTCAGAAACAGGATCAGGATAAATTTAAATCCCTGGTAGAAGCAGCTCCGGATGCACTTATTATCTCTGGTGAGGATGGAAATATAAAAATGGTAAACTGGAGGGCGGAAGAAATTTTTGGTTACCGCCGGGAGGAAATGATTGGTAAACGAATTGAGATGCTCCTTCCCCCAACCATGCAGCGGGCCCATGAGCAATTGCGCGAAAAATACATGCGGCAGCACAACCAACGGATCAAGGAAGGAGGCAGGGAATTACCTGGAATGAGAAAAGATGGATCAATCGTCATGACAGATATCTCACTGGCTCCCATTAAAACGGATGGTGAAACACTCATGGCGGCCTCTATTCGGGATATAACGGGCCGTCTGGAGGAGCGCATGCAATTAGATTCTCTTTCCCGTCAGGTTAACCAGGCTAAAGAAGCAATTTATACTATGGGCCCCGACTTTTCGATCACCAGCTGGAATTATGGAGCACAGCGGTTGTTTGGATACACCGCGAAAGAAGTAATCGGAAGAAAAGCCACCGAATTGGTATCGTATGAACCGGAATCGGGTTGGCTGGAAACCGTTTCAAAGCACCTGGCAGATACCGGGGGGTGGACAGGTGAAGTTTACAAGATCAATAAAAACGGGAGCAAAGTTCCTGTTTTAACGTCCGTTACCAGTATTCTGAGCGAATCGGGAATGGTGACTGGATTCATTTCCGTAAGTCATGATATCAGTTTGCAGAAATCGTTGGAATATCAATTGAAGCAAAGTAATGAATCCCTTGAGGAAAAGGTCCGCATCCGGACCGATGAGATCAGGAGATCGGAACAAAAATACAGGTACCTCTTTCACCATAACCCCATACCGATGTGGGTAATTGAGGTTGGGACATTTAAATTCCTGGATGTAAATGAAATGGCCATTCAGAAATATGGCTATTCAAGGGAAGAATTCCTGTCCATGACAGCAGAGGATATTCGACCGGTCAACACCCGGGACTCCTTCCGACGCGAAAATAATCCAAATATTAAACAGCTGAATGATGGCTATCGGGGCGTATGGCAACATCAGAAGAAAGACGGCTCCCTGATCTGGGTGGAAATCATTGCGCATCATATTCAATTTGAGGGTAAAAAATCCCGTTTGATCCTCGCCAATGACATTACGGAGAAAAAGGAAGCACAAGACCTGCTTCGGTCAAATGAAATACGTTATCGGGAAACCCTGGATAATATGCTGGAAGGGATTCAGATCCTGGATTTTGAGTGGAGATATTTATACGTAAATAACGCGGTAGTTAAACAGGCCCGCCGAAAACGGGAGGAATTAATTGGTTTTTCAATATTCGATATTTATCCAAATATAGAAGATACCGAATTGCACGCTGTATTCCAACGATGTTTTGAAGATAGAACCCCGCAGCACCTGGAGAACAAATTTGTTTACCCGGATGGTACAACTTCCTGGTTTGAGTTGAGTTTCCAACCAATACCTGAAGGGGTATTCGTGCTTTCGGTGGATATTACTGAACGGGTGAATGCCATCAATGCATTGAAAGAAGAGCGGGATAAACTGGCTTCGATTGCGCTTACCTCACCCGGCCTTATCTATTCCTTCCGGTTAGAAAGGGAAAACAAGATGAGCTTTGTATACGGTAGCAATGCCTTTTTAGAAATCTTTGGATACTCCCCAGAGGTCATAAATGCCGGTTTTGAAGATTTTCTTAAAGAATCCTGTCCGGAAGACCGGCTTGAACTGGTAAATAGTATTATTAAATCAGCTAAATACCTGGAGCCTTACCAAAAAGAGTTCAGGTATCATCACCCGGTGAAGGGTCTTCGCTGGTTAAAAGCGCACTCGCTCCCAATACGGGAAAACAAACAATCTATTATCTGGCATGGAATCATAATGGATAATACGGAGAGTAAAAATCAGGAAGAAAAGATACTTGAGCAAGGGGCACAGCTTCAAACCTTAAGTAATAACCTGCCTGGTGTAATGATTTTTCAATTAATCGGGGCAACCGATGGCACCCGGGAATTTACCATGGTAAGTTCAGAAGTAACCCGGCTGACTGGACGAACTCCAGAAGAAGTAATCAAAGATCCTTCCATTTTATATGACATGATCCTGGAGGAAGACAGACCTGCTTTTATTCAGCGCGAATTGGAGTCCTATGAAAACATGACGCCTTTTAAAATCGAAGTGAGGGCTCGTTCCCAATCGCATGGGATCAGGTGGTTACTTATTGTCTCTACACCCCGGGTAATAAATGACGGTCGCATAGTATGGGATGGGTTTCACCTGGACATCACAGACCGAAAACATGCAGAAGAACGAATCAAGAACATCAATGCAGAACTGGAGGAAAAGGTAAGGATTCGAACCCGCCAATTGCAGAAAACGAATGAGGAATTGGAGTCATTTGCCTATTCAGTTTCCCATGACCTGCGTGCACCACTCCGGGGCATCAATGGATTTGCCGATATTTTACAGGAGGATTATGCCTCTCAATTGGATGATGAAGCCAAACGGATCACGCGCATCATCTAA
- a CDS encoding DUF3575 domain-containing protein: MTPKFIALMLCWLMMCTLQTNGQGLFQKGDWTIRFHPLGLIDADAGINAGAGYRFAPRWTVIGEAGYLFLDPYQRLGYGENLRGWKWRQEIRYHTNRFLFGLRRTFHAFDLLYKQVQYRKETTVGVNCIQGNCAYYMLVNYKEVKKELGIALKGGFEVPLSRNGGPVSLELYAGLGVKFHQFKAKGIPPTTIPVFGTDDERLPWESEGVPSPYLPGGIKIVYKLSVR, from the coding sequence ATGACGCCAAAATTTATTGCCTTAATGCTTTGTTGGCTGATGATGTGTACGCTTCAAACCAACGGACAAGGATTATTTCAAAAAGGGGATTGGACGATTCGTTTTCATCCACTTGGATTGATCGATGCAGATGCGGGAATCAATGCCGGGGCAGGTTATCGTTTTGCTCCCCGATGGACTGTGATAGGGGAGGCTGGGTATTTGTTTTTGGACCCTTACCAACGTTTAGGTTATGGGGAAAATTTGCGTGGATGGAAATGGCGCCAGGAAATCAGATATCATACAAACCGTTTTTTATTTGGATTAAGGCGCACTTTTCATGCGTTCGACCTTTTATATAAACAGGTTCAGTACCGGAAGGAAACCACAGTTGGGGTAAACTGCATTCAGGGAAACTGCGCTTACTATATGTTGGTGAATTATAAGGAAGTAAAGAAGGAATTGGGCATAGCCCTAAAGGGAGGATTCGAAGTTCCCCTCTCCCGAAATGGCGGTCCTGTATCTTTGGAATTATATGCAGGATTGGGTGTAAAATTCCATCAATTCAAGGCAAAAGGAATACCTCCAACTACCATACCTGTCTTTGGTACGGATGACGAACGACTCCCCTGGGAATCCGAAGGTGTACCTTCTCCTTATCTTCCCGGTGGGATCAAAATTGTATATAAACTTTCCGTCAGGTGA
- a CDS encoding elongation factor G gives MPEFDTSHVKNIVLLGHAGTGKTTLAECMLFEAGIINRRGTIEEKNTVGDYHELEQERGNSIFSKLMHTKWKGYKINIIDTPGYDDFTGEVISALRVADTGVMLLNASMGVEVGTDVIWEYTEKFKTPMILAVNKLDQDKADFDRTVMQARDHFGPHVTVVQYPLNQGLGFNAIIDVLKMTMYKFPMEGGKPEKLPIPEEEKERANKLHQDLVEAVAVNDETLMEHYLEKGELDEDEMRVGLKRSLINHDIFPVFCLSAVRDMGSGRLMGFIDNVCPSANEMPPQLTSAGDKLECDPNGPVCLFIYKTVSEPHVGDMSYFKVFSGTLKSAMELVNESTGVTEKFNQLFLMEGNKRVPVNELVAGDIGATLKLRNTHVNNTLHIKGKNLELDPIQFPNPNLSVAIEPAKKGDEEKLAQALHQLREEDPTFLVEVSPELKQTLVYCQGDMHLAVARWKIENLHKVEVKFTRPRIPYRETIRKMAESMYRHKKQSGGAGQFGEVHMRIEPWYEGMPDPKGLNVRGRDEYPLDWGGKLVFYNCIVGGAIDTRFLPSIMKGVMEKMQEGPLTGSYVRDIRVSVFDGKMHPVDSNDISFKIAGLQAFRSAFNMADPQLLEPIYHVEVLCPDDLTGSVMGDLQTRRAIVEGMDTEGHFQKIIARVPLAEMDGYSSAIRSITQGRAKFKMHFQEYAPVSFELQKKLTEEYNKEEKLELA, from the coding sequence ATGCCAGAATTTGATACCTCACACGTAAAAAATATAGTCTTACTGGGCCATGCCGGTACTGGTAAGACCACCTTAGCGGAATGTATGCTGTTTGAAGCAGGGATCATCAACCGCCGCGGCACCATTGAAGAAAAGAATACTGTTGGTGACTATCATGAATTGGAACAAGAGCGAGGTAATTCGATCTTCTCCAAACTCATGCACACCAAATGGAAAGGGTATAAGATCAATATCATTGACACACCAGGATATGATGATTTTACAGGGGAAGTGATTTCCGCTCTTCGCGTAGCCGACACCGGTGTCATGCTCCTCAATGCCTCCATGGGCGTTGAAGTAGGAACCGATGTGATCTGGGAATACACCGAAAAATTTAAAACCCCAATGATCCTGGCGGTAAATAAACTCGACCAGGATAAAGCCGATTTTGATCGAACCGTTATGCAGGCCCGTGATCATTTTGGCCCTCATGTCACCGTGGTTCAATACCCCCTCAACCAGGGACTTGGATTCAACGCCATCATCGATGTACTTAAAATGACGATGTACAAGTTTCCGATGGAAGGAGGTAAACCGGAAAAACTACCCATTCCCGAAGAAGAAAAAGAACGCGCCAACAAACTACACCAGGACCTCGTTGAAGCCGTTGCTGTGAATGATGAGACCCTGATGGAACATTATCTCGAAAAAGGCGAATTGGATGAGGATGAAATGCGGGTTGGATTGAAACGCTCACTCATTAACCACGATATCTTCCCTGTGTTCTGTCTATCTGCAGTCCGCGATATGGGGAGTGGGCGCCTGATGGGTTTCATCGATAATGTATGTCCAAGTGCCAATGAAATGCCTCCCCAATTGACCTCTGCAGGGGATAAACTTGAATGTGACCCCAACGGCCCCGTCTGCTTATTCATTTATAAAACTGTTTCAGAACCCCATGTGGGCGATATGTCCTATTTCAAGGTATTCTCCGGTACACTGAAGTCCGCCATGGAATTGGTAAATGAATCCACAGGTGTTACCGAGAAATTCAACCAGCTCTTTTTAATGGAAGGGAACAAACGGGTTCCGGTCAATGAGTTGGTTGCCGGAGATATTGGTGCAACGCTTAAACTTAGAAACACGCACGTCAACAACACCTTGCATATCAAAGGCAAGAACCTGGAGCTAGACCCCATACAATTCCCCAACCCTAATCTCAGCGTGGCCATTGAACCCGCTAAAAAGGGTGACGAGGAAAAACTGGCGCAGGCACTACATCAGTTACGAGAAGAAGATCCTACGTTTCTGGTGGAAGTATCCCCTGAATTGAAACAAACCCTGGTGTATTGCCAGGGCGATATGCACCTTGCCGTAGCCCGGTGGAAGATCGAAAACCTCCATAAAGTGGAAGTTAAATTCACACGCCCACGGATACCCTACCGGGAAACCATCCGGAAAATGGCCGAAAGCATGTACCGGCATAAAAAACAGTCAGGAGGCGCCGGTCAATTTGGAGAGGTTCATATGCGGATCGAACCCTGGTATGAAGGAATGCCGGATCCAAAAGGTCTGAACGTGAGAGGACGGGATGAATATCCACTAGACTGGGGTGGTAAACTGGTATTCTACAATTGCATAGTGGGTGGCGCCATAGATACCCGCTTTTTGCCCTCGATCATGAAAGGGGTAATGGAAAAAATGCAGGAAGGTCCGTTGACCGGGTCCTATGTGCGGGACATTCGGGTATCAGTATTTGATGGGAAGATGCACCCGGTAGACAGCAATGATATCAGTTTCAAGATCGCTGGTCTGCAGGCATTCCGCTCCGCTTTCAATATGGCCGACCCTCAATTACTCGAACCCATTTACCATGTTGAAGTGCTTTGCCCGGATGACCTGACCGGATCCGTTATGGGTGACCTTCAAACCCGTCGTGCCATTGTGGAAGGCATGGATACCGAAGGACATTTCCAAAAAATCATTGCCCGTGTTCCCCTGGCGGAAATGGATGGGTATTCTTCCGCAATCCGAAGCATTACGCAGGGTCGGGCCAAATTCAAAATGCATTTTCAGGAGTACGCTCCGGTATCGTTTGAACTCCAGAAAAAACTAACCGAAGAGTACAATAAAGAAGAAAAATTGGAATTGGCCTGA
- a CDS encoding GHKL domain-containing protein translates to MGNLIDDLLSFSRLGRQELEKVRFDTREMIYQLIASMEQKTETNRVSYDIQELHSSYGDITSLRQVWINLIGNAIKYSRGNPQPTIQIGAYKENGETVFYVKDNGVGFDMKYVNKLFKVFQRLHTTDEFEGTGVGLAIVEKIINKHGGRVWATSAENAGACFYFTLPELDDKQLENITPPKSNRS, encoded by the coding sequence ATGGGAAACCTGATCGATGATCTGCTGAGTTTCTCGCGCCTGGGCAGGCAGGAATTGGAAAAAGTACGATTTGATACCCGGGAAATGATTTATCAATTGATCGCTTCCATGGAGCAGAAAACGGAAACGAATCGTGTATCCTATGATATTCAGGAGCTTCATTCCAGCTACGGTGATATCACTTCGCTTCGGCAGGTATGGATCAACCTGATCGGTAATGCGATCAAATATTCCCGGGGAAATCCGCAGCCCACTATCCAAATCGGCGCGTATAAAGAGAATGGAGAAACCGTTTTTTATGTGAAAGATAACGGGGTTGGATTTGATATGAAATACGTCAATAAGCTATTTAAAGTCTTTCAACGCCTCCATACCACAGATGAATTTGAAGGAACCGGGGTGGGGTTGGCCATTGTTGAAAAAATAATAAATAAACATGGAGGCAGGGTATGGGCCACCAGTGCGGAAAATGCAGGTGCATGCTTTTATTTTACCCTTCCTGAATTGGATGACAAGCAACTGGAAAATATTACACCACCTAAATCTAATAGATCATGA
- the dnaG gene encoding DNA primase produces the protein MISQNSIQEILNRIDIIDVVGGFVKLKKRGANYLGLCPFHNERTPSFTVSPSKEIYKCFGCGRSGNTISFVMEHEKYSYVEALRWLATRYGIEIEETFASDEQRQQMQVADSLYIINQFAQQFFTRILFESEEGQDIGLSYFRERGFREETIRKFQLGYDPEQRDAFASEALKAKYNPELLVKSGLVVFRNEQYLDNYRGRVIFPVHNHSGKVLGFGARILKTSDRAPKYINTPENEIYVKSKILYGSYQARPAIDKADECLLVEGYTDVISLHQAGIENVVASGGTSLTVDQLRLIRKYTNNLTILYDGDAAGIKAALRGLDLALEEGLNVKLVLLPDKEDPDSYVNAVGAAAFTAYVNQHKKDVILFQVDLALRDTGDDSTKKAALVNQVAETISRINKTEDFTKQQDYIQQCANLLKIEEAGLHALVNKFIRERVNAMERKQANEERLDTALPGQVREPGNYDDATFNLLFRDDLQEKEFARVLLEFGKRMMENRDTVAHYLLTEMNDEELFDNPEVLHLMREFRDYVDKGREIPDKSHFIYHPDLKLSSFAVSLLNFPYEESEHWKQEHSQSTGYQRQLFEQRYEDFIRTVGVGNEKELQQYLKIQEDRTLEAVDSALNYLKLKKIRRLLVQNQEDLEKPHTPEEYLSIHRAHEHLKQMEQELTRKMGTVILK, from the coding sequence ATGATCTCCCAAAATTCCATACAGGAAATATTGAACCGCATCGACATCATTGATGTTGTCGGGGGATTTGTGAAATTGAAAAAACGGGGTGCTAATTATCTCGGACTATGTCCTTTTCACAATGAAAGGACGCCATCCTTTACCGTTTCGCCAAGCAAAGAGATCTATAAGTGCTTTGGTTGCGGCCGCAGTGGCAATACCATCAGCTTTGTGATGGAGCACGAGAAATACAGCTATGTCGAGGCCTTACGCTGGCTCGCCACAAGGTATGGGATCGAGATCGAGGAGACCTTTGCTTCGGATGAACAACGGCAGCAGATGCAGGTGGCCGACAGCCTGTACATCATCAACCAATTTGCGCAGCAATTTTTTACCCGTATCCTCTTTGAATCTGAAGAAGGGCAGGATATCGGGCTGAGTTATTTCAGGGAACGGGGGTTTCGGGAAGAAACGATCCGGAAATTTCAATTGGGTTATGACCCCGAGCAACGGGATGCCTTTGCCAGTGAGGCCCTCAAAGCCAAGTATAACCCCGAGCTCCTGGTGAAGTCGGGGTTGGTGGTCTTCCGAAATGAACAATACCTGGACAATTACCGGGGCCGGGTGATATTCCCGGTGCATAATCATAGTGGTAAGGTATTGGGATTTGGCGCTCGTATTTTAAAGACCTCCGACAGGGCCCCTAAATACATCAACACTCCGGAGAATGAGATCTATGTTAAGAGTAAGATCCTTTACGGGTCATACCAGGCCCGACCGGCCATAGATAAAGCGGATGAGTGCTTATTGGTGGAAGGGTACACCGATGTGATCTCCTTACACCAGGCGGGGATTGAGAATGTGGTTGCCAGCGGGGGTACCTCGCTCACGGTGGACCAATTAAGGTTGATCCGAAAATATACCAACAACCTGACGATCCTCTACGATGGTGATGCGGCGGGTATCAAGGCCGCTTTGCGTGGACTTGACCTGGCCCTGGAAGAGGGACTGAATGTGAAGCTGGTACTCTTACCCGATAAAGAAGATCCGGATAGCTATGTCAATGCTGTAGGGGCGGCAGCTTTTACCGCCTATGTCAACCAACATAAAAAGGATGTGATCCTTTTTCAGGTAGACCTTGCCCTACGGGATACCGGTGATGACAGCACCAAGAAGGCCGCCCTGGTCAACCAGGTGGCTGAGACCATATCCCGGATCAATAAAACGGAAGATTTTACCAAGCAGCAGGATTATATTCAGCAATGCGCCAACCTGCTTAAGATCGAAGAAGCAGGGCTGCACGCCCTCGTAAATAAGTTCATCCGCGAACGGGTGAACGCCATGGAACGGAAACAGGCCAACGAGGAAAGGTTGGATACAGCCCTGCCTGGTCAGGTCAGGGAGCCCGGAAATTATGATGATGCCACTTTTAACCTGTTGTTTCGGGATGACCTTCAGGAAAAAGAATTTGCACGGGTATTGCTTGAATTCGGAAAACGGATGATGGAGAACCGGGATACCGTAGCCCATTACCTGCTTACGGAAATGAATGACGAGGAACTCTTTGATAACCCAGAAGTCCTGCACTTGATGCGTGAGTTTCGTGACTATGTAGACAAAGGCAGGGAAATACCGGACAAAAGCCATTTTATCTATCACCCGGACCTGAAGCTGAGTTCCTTTGCGGTTTCCCTGCTTAATTTTCCCTATGAGGAAAGTGAACACTGGAAGCAGGAGCACAGTCAATCCACCGGTTACCAGCGTCAATTGTTTGAGCAGCGGTATGAGGATTTTATCCGTACCGTTGGTGTGGGAAATGAAAAGGAATTGCAACAATACCTGAAGATCCAGGAAGACAGGACCCTCGAGGCTGTTGATTCTGCCCTTAACTACCTTAAGCTTAAAAAGATCCGTCGCCTGCTGGTACAAAACCAGGAAGACCTGGAAAAGCCTCATACTCCCGAAGAATACCTCAGCATACACCGGGCTCACGAGCACCTTAAGCAAATGGAGCAGGAACTGACCCGGAAAATGGGTACGGTGATCTTAAAATGA
- a CDS encoding PAS domain S-box protein — protein MKVPLKVLLLEDDRLDAEMAIRLLKRSGMDIVYHWVSNRTDYLDALKTFSPDVILADNELPRYSATEALEDFKRMDLPIPFIMVTGTVSEEFAVSMIKKGADDYILKDRPERLPNSIESAIKQHQAEKESRLVTEQLKASEEKYRTLVEQAFDGVLIYSATGQIVDANSSACLNTGYTLQELQAMHISDLLEAEGLADQPIDMNLVKDDKPVFQHRRIQAKDGGHIEVELVIRKLPGGEFMAVGRDITDRILAHRQIEFDHNNLQSLINNTRDLIWSMDKECRLITSNNSFNRWAEWLTGVKPFKGLSLYDPQLANINIKSFEDYLHRAMKGEAFTVVEHFDLPEDTWAEISFYPVYEKEEVIGTACFSRNITAMRKSAEEIRLQNERFEMVTKATNDIIWDWDLLTDKFWWSDNYYTHFGYDRETTPLDFRSWDDRIHPDDKERVVSRMYSFIRKNKAYWNDEYRFLKADGDIAHVLDCGYTLFTGDGKPFRMVGAMMDITERIKAQEKLKAMEQERLQLKLQEQKKITRAMIRGQEKERNELGRELHDNISQLLAAIKMKLAFSLSHPDKSNTFIQESLENIQEAITETRNLSHRMVMPRFAESSLGDEMTNLLSQYHNVERKTNLKIEGVLEQEIPALVKETLYRIAQEQLHNIDKYAKASEINLQIKAFEGFISMRIEDNGVGFDTTHKRNGIGLTNVHNRAESYNGTALVLSEPGKGCQLLVEIPITPHVLEDVEVPSNGKG, from the coding sequence ATGAAAGTTCCTTTAAAGGTACTTCTATTAGAAGATGATCGTCTGGATGCAGAAATGGCCATTCGCCTGCTCAAACGCTCGGGAATGGACATTGTATACCATTGGGTATCGAACAGAACCGATTATCTCGATGCCCTTAAAACTTTTTCACCTGACGTCATTCTCGCTGATAATGAACTGCCCCGGTATAGCGCTACGGAGGCCTTGGAAGATTTTAAACGCATGGATTTGCCCATTCCCTTTATCATGGTTACCGGCACTGTTTCCGAGGAGTTCGCCGTTTCCATGATCAAAAAGGGGGCCGATGATTACATTCTTAAAGACCGGCCTGAGCGCCTGCCTAATTCGATAGAATCGGCCATCAAACAACACCAGGCCGAAAAAGAAAGCCGCCTGGTTACCGAACAATTAAAAGCAAGCGAAGAAAAATACAGAACCCTGGTGGAGCAAGCTTTTGACGGGGTCCTGATCTATTCTGCTACAGGCCAAATAGTAGATGCCAATTCAAGTGCCTGTTTAAACACCGGCTATACGCTTCAGGAACTGCAAGCCATGCACATTTCTGACTTGCTAGAAGCCGAAGGACTGGCTGATCAGCCGATTGACATGAATTTGGTAAAAGATGATAAACCTGTATTTCAGCATCGTCGGATACAGGCCAAAGATGGAGGCCATATTGAAGTAGAACTGGTAATACGAAAACTCCCCGGGGGAGAATTTATGGCTGTAGGAAGGGATATTACGGACCGCATATTGGCCCATCGGCAAATTGAATTTGATCATAATAACCTTCAGTCGCTTATAAATAATACCAGAGACCTGATTTGGAGCATGGATAAGGAATGCCGGCTTATTACTTCCAATAATTCCTTTAACAGATGGGCGGAATGGTTAACCGGCGTAAAACCTTTTAAGGGATTATCCCTTTATGACCCGCAACTGGCCAACATCAATATTAAGTCATTCGAGGATTATCTTCATCGGGCCATGAAAGGGGAGGCATTCACCGTGGTGGAGCATTTCGACCTACCGGAGGATACCTGGGCTGAAATTTCTTTTTACCCTGTTTATGAGAAAGAGGAAGTCATTGGAACGGCCTGTTTCTCGCGTAACATCACAGCCATGCGCAAGTCGGCAGAAGAAATTCGCCTTCAGAATGAACGATTTGAAATGGTCACCAAGGCTACCAATGATATCATCTGGGACTGGGACCTGTTGACCGATAAGTTTTGGTGGAGCGACAACTACTACACCCATTTTGGCTATGACAGGGAAACGACACCGCTTGATTTCAGGTCATGGGATGATCGGATCCACCCGGATGATAAAGAAAGAGTTGTAAGTAGAATGTATTCATTCATTCGAAAGAATAAAGCCTATTGGAATGATGAATACCGATTTCTTAAAGCGGACGGAGATATCGCACATGTGCTGGATTGCGGATATACACTGTTTACTGGGGATGGCAAACCATTCCGAATGGTAGGGGCCATGATGGATATTACCGAACGCATTAAAGCGCAGGAGAAATTGAAAGCGATGGAACAGGAACGTCTCCAACTCAAACTACAGGAGCAAAAGAAAATTACCAGGGCTATGATCAGGGGCCAGGAGAAGGAAAGAAATGAACTTGGCAGGGAGCTACATGACAACATTAGTCAATTGCTGGCTGCCATAAAAATGAAACTGGCCTTTTCCCTTTCACATCCAGACAAATCCAACACATTTATTCAGGAGAGTTTAGAGAATATTCAAGAAGCTATCACGGAAACCAGAAACCTGTCGCACCGAATGGTCATGCCCCGGTTTGCAGAAAGCAGCCTGGGAGATGAAATGACCAATCTCCTTAGCCAATATCACAATGTGGAAAGGAAAACAAACCTGAAGATCGAAGGAGTGCTGGAACAGGAAATACCTGCATTGGTTAAGGAAACACTTTACCGTATCGCTCAGGAACAACTGCACAACATTGATAAATACGCTAAGGCCTCGGAGATTAATTTACAGATAAAGGCCTTCGAAGGATTTATCAGTATGCGGATCGAAGACAATGGGGTAGGGTTCGATACCACGCATAAACGAAATGGAATCGGACTAACCAATGTACATAACCGCGCTGAATCCTATAATGGCACCGCCCTTGTGCTGTCCGAACCGGGAAAAGGTTGCCAGCTGCTGGTGGAGATACCCATCACTCCCCATGTTTTGGAGGATGTGGAGGTTCCATCCAATGGGAAAGGGTAA